A segment of the Juglans regia cultivar Chandler chromosome 15, Walnut 2.0, whole genome shotgun sequence genome:
AGCACGTTTGGTTGCCAAAGGATTCCATCAACGACCAGGACTAGATTATCTCGACACTTTCAACCCTGTTGTCAAACCAACCACAGTTCGTGTTGTCCTCAGTCTTGCTGTCTCAAGGGGCTGGTCTCTAAGCCAACTAGATGTCAACAACGCGTTTCTTCAAGGAAATCTCTCCGAGAACGTCTACATGCAACAACCTCCAGGTTTTGTTGATCAAGATTATCCTTCTTATGTTTGCAAACTTCGTAAGGCAATCTATGGCCTCAAACAGGCCCCTCGAGCATGGTATCATGAACTTCGCACCTTTCTTCTTCACTCGGGCTTCAAGAACTCTCATGCCGATACCTCATTGTTTGTTCTCACCACTGCTGGCCATATTGTGTATATACTTGTCTATGTGGATGACTTAATAATCACTGGTGACAACAACAACATCATCGACTCCTTTGTAGAAATTCTTGCTCATCGGTTTTCCATAAAAGATCTTGGACAGCTATCGTATTTCCTGGGTGTCGAAGTAGTCCCAAATCAGCAAGGGCTGTTATTATCTCAAAGGCGTTATATCATGGATATTTTATCTAGAACTCATATGATGGATGCCAAACCAGTGCTCACTCCCATTCCCACAAGTCCACCTCTAATGTTAACGTCGGGATCCCCTCTGTCTGATCCTACAGAATACAGAACAGTGGTTGGAAGTCTTCAGTATCTCTTAATTACACGACCCGACCTTGCGTATGCAGTTAACAAGCTCTCTCAATACATGCATAGCCCAACAACGGACCATTGGAGCTTTGTTAAACGTCTACTACGCTATCTTTGTGGCACTATTAATGAAGGACTACAAATCCATCGTCAGTCACCATTTAATCTACATGCCTTTTCAGACCATCTTCATTGTCAGTCCACACTCAACTTACATGCGTATTCAGACGCAGATTGGGCAGGGGACAGAGATGATTTTTCATCCATCAATGCCTATATCATTTATCTTGGTCGGAATCCCGTCGCCTGGAGTTCAAAGAAGTAGAAAACAGTTGCACGATCTTCCACAGAGGCTGAATACAGGTCTGTAGCGAATGCAGCTGCTGAGCTAAACTGGCTATGTTATCTCCTGACTGATCTTGGAGTTAAACTGCCCAGTTGTCCAGTACTATACTGTGACAATGTTGGTGCTACCCAACTCTGCTCCAACCCAGTATTTCATTCCAAAATGAAACATGTAGCTATCGACTTTCACTTCATAAGGGATCAAGTGCAAAATGGTATACTTCGGGTAGCCCATGTCTCCTCAGCAGATCAACTTGCTGATGCTCTCACCAAACCTCTTCCACGTGCTCGCTTTCTTGAACTAAAATCCAAGATTGGACTTCTATCCCGAGCTCCATCTTGAGGGGGCATATCATGAGACATAAGATAGCGATAGCAATTGCTTGTAACAGCTTCTACACTTATCCTccttttgaatttaaaaacagtTGTACAGCTAGTCAATAAGTCCGATAGTTTCTCTAGTCTAGACTCAGTCAAAATAGTTGTTCctttaaattagaaattcaaaCAAGTTTGTTATCCTGTATGTGTATTTAAACACTGCAAATGTAAATGAAAGATATACTCATTTTCCATATTCTGATACTCAGATCTAGCTTAACAGCCATATAGCCTTCTCTCCCTTTCAAGCAAGAACTCATGGTATGAAAAGTCTTATAGGCAGCCAACACATTATCAGTAATGAGACAACCAGGTATAAATGCACTTTGATTTGGTGATATAATATGAGGCAGAACATGCTTAAATCGATTGGCCAAtactttagaaataattttgtaaatgacATTTCACAAGCTAATAGGACGGTAGTCAGATACCTTGACTGGCTCTTTAACCTTTGGAATGAGAGTGATATAAGTCTGATTTATATCTGACAAAGAATGTGCTCTTAATTTAGCTTTTTAAGTGgctatttttaaaatgtaagatATTTATTGGATATTTTCTCAACTGCCTTGagttttttaaaccaaaaggTAAACATGATGATCAAGTTTCCATTAACTATTGTACGTGTCCAAATcatgttagagagagagagagagagagagagataaatttAGGAAGTTATAATTTTGAAACAGGAATAATAAAGcagatatatgtatgtatgtatgtatgtgtgtaaaTTAAAGCTTAGCAATAAATGACCGAACTTTAAAGGCCCCAGAGAGTTCGATCGACTCAACTCATGATTTACATGCATATGTATGCAGGGATATGCCCTCCTAACAGTGCAAGCTCATTTTCATCAACTAAGACCCTTCCCATGCAAAGATGGTGGATTAAAAGGGCAAAACAACTGCGAGGAAGCAGACACCAGCCATGTCGCAATCCTTTTTACTGGCCTATACATGATTGCACTTGGAATTGGCGGGGTAAAGGCGGCGCTACCCGCTTTGGGAGCCGATCAATATGACGACAAGGACCCCAAGGAGGCAGCTCAACTATCTAGCTTCTTTAACTGGTTTTTGTTTAGCCTCACCATTGGAGCTGTAATTGGGGTGACTTTTGTGGTATGGAGAACCTCCAACCAAGGCTGGGAATGGGGCTTTGGAATATGCACTGTAGCCGTGTTATTTGAGCTGGTGTTTGTGTGCATGGGCAAGTCATTGTATCGGAATAATGTGCCCAAGGGTAGCCCATTAATTCGAATTATCAAGGTAACtaccatacaaaatatatatacgtacCTTTTGACCACAagttcttctatttatatttatgagtcgatgtataaatatatatatatatatatttgaattgatTAGATGTTATTAATTTGTACACTTCCTAGGCACATCCCTCAAGCACACACCCTCACATGTATTggcaattttaaattatttctgtTCTTAAAATTCAGGTATTTGTGGCTGCCATCTGAAACCGAAAACTTTCAATTCCAGAAAATGCACAGGGCTGGCTGGAGCCTCAtgacaaagaaagaagaacagATGATGAAATCCTAGAGAGAACAGAACAATTTAGGTATATAATAAAACATCATCAAGGTTACTAGCAATATCTTTTGTAATTCCTTCAAACTGGAACTACTGAGAATGGAATGCGCTGCAATATATTATACAGATTTTTGGACCGGGCAGCAATCATTCAGAGGAACATGAATGATGCATGGACAGCAACCAGTTGGTGCCTGTGCACAGTGACACAAGTTGAAGAAACAAAGATCTTAATCCGCATGCTACCAACATATTTAGCACAGTATTCATGAACACATGTTTGGCTCCACTTCAAACATTCTCGGTCCAACAAAGCAAAACCATGAACCCCTATATCCTAGGCTTCAAAGTGCCTGCCCCCTCAATCCCAGCCATCCCCCTCCTGTTCATTTTCGTTCTTATTCCATTATACGACCGGATTTTTGTCCCACTGGCTAGAAAAATCACAGGAGTACCTACCAGAATTCAACACCTCCAGAGAATCGGAATTGGGCTGGTGCTGTCCACTATTTCCATGGCGGTTGCCGGAGTCATAGAGACCTGCCGCAAGTCCGTGGctcttgaacataacatgatgGATAGTGTTGAACCTTTACCAATAAGTGTGTTTTGGTTGGGGTTCCAATATGCTATATTTGGAGCAGCTGATATGTTTTCCTTTGTAGGGCTCCTAGAGTTTTTCTATGCAGAGAGCTCAGCTGGCATGAAGTCACTCGGCACAGCCATTTCACGGTGTTCAGTGTCATTTGGGTATTTCATGAGTACtgtggtggtggaggttgtgaaCAAGGTGAGTGGAGGGTGGTTGGCTAGCAATAATCTTAGTAGAGACAAGCTAAACTACTTCTATTGGTTATTGTCAGTGATGAGCATGGTGAACTTTGTGGTTTATTTGGTGTGTGCATCTTGGTATAGATACAAAAAGGTGGAGAATAAGGAGGGTGGTGCTGAGGGAAAGCTTGGAATGGCAGGagcttagggatgttggtgTTTAAATTTTCTTCCAAGGTTTTCTTAGTATGTTTTAGTAGCATCCATCATATTCCCTAGAATTCGTGCTCGAACTTTAAGCCTAGATTTAGAGATAAACTTTacagtatttattaaatatttaatacttcTCAAAAAATCCATATATTAGTTCACATACTTGttaatatatttctcttttcaaatctagaccttaaaattcaaataaaactcACTGTTAaaaattctcaacaatttttAGGTAAGTCCCTCTACTTTgaccaaatccaaaaaaatttaagtccactacttttaaatttttaagaaatctcataaaactcatttttttaaaatttctcaaaagttTTCGATGCAGGCTCCAAGTCTTGTTCATGTGGTGCTAGCTGCTGGTGATTATGACATTTACT
Coding sequences within it:
- the LOC108992336 gene encoding protein NRT1/ PTR FAMILY 4.6-like, with protein sequence MNPYILGFKVPAPSIPAIPLLFIFVLIPLYDRIFVPLARKITGVPTRIQHLQRIGIGLVLSTISMAVAGVIETCRKSVALEHNMMDSVEPLPISVFWLGFQYAIFGAADMFSFVGLLEFFYAESSAGMKSLGTAISRCSVSFGYFMSTVVVEVVNKVSGGWLASNNLSRDKLNYFYWLLSVMSMVNFVVYLVCASWYRYKKVENKEGGAEGKLGMAGA